The Clostridium sp. 'White wine YQ' genome contains a region encoding:
- the gmtZ gene encoding gamma-mobile-trio integrase GmtZ has translation MGKKGYDNSFKYKMIEELCSGKSSKDIEREHGVKNNTVMIWLRDFIENGAIGDSALSPKENLRLEQLKEKARKRELELRLHGTSTSESLEWLLEYDSDLQQWKEYAAEWIKTVVRGKNIALATLSNFFKKYVVPWNITRSVQEFISIEYDTLDFYEIIYVERDSQANALDEAKKIVAFIDWVIEEKFSVEDDLGNKLTPAEFKNPLTKYLPDSVKLSQRNESDKNVLPHRYIKDLRNLLCPPNATYFKDLKFAQGAGDSIRAGGDWFIVDKSVIDKNDPDCVYRFRKASKYEQTSKGLADEVYEMWFPGTTVALLTKLFLPLRTYQVRMLDSGEMDTYKYVQSMRNVAGEWIKNDSHLSQGTERNPFERGALRKFKDKTTQLEMTGFFINTNKTTDINKEESDKGYDIPWQYEEEQYWLAKLRDWQMKYNPISQPAKWTEMTANHLGHTKDVRILKQMGKTTFLFRNPTSIGQEHLPIRATGLDYIWYKTLQKLEEQLKENASSEEERTLKFVRPDSNKTTYYPLHSLRVSLITAYALEGGVPMPILSKAVAGHTRLIMTLYYTKAGISYVTDTMNQAEKSILENDKEAFNRFIRDAKYEQLETSVAANDPIAYQAVINAQKSGASIIISDKGICPKGCFGCDSGGTYVNGDTDKITYGVVPGFPEQNCVRCRWFVTSPAFLPGLVHHFNTIGYNMGETGKRVIKYQHDIELLENEKYECELNGTIFTKHHELLKYEQLYVQEIQKNDKLANDYNATLRLIDKSMKIIKQTSSNDGFQLVTVGSISDVGISINNIEHELEQLQIICNGAELFPETDASKAVLQRSQIIDLTFKNNNKMPVMFSLTEEEQLIAGNQFMRLLISRAGSLKNAIPYAIGRRKLEEIGLENEFVDELKSVTINSNVLLIDSSTIDEE, from the coding sequence ATGGGAAAAAAAGGTTATGACAATTCTTTTAAGTATAAAATGATTGAAGAACTTTGCAGTGGCAAATCATCCAAGGATATTGAGCGAGAACATGGTGTTAAAAATAATACTGTCATGATATGGCTCCGAGATTTCATTGAAAACGGAGCCATTGGTGATAGTGCATTATCGCCAAAAGAAAATCTTAGGCTTGAACAGTTAAAGGAAAAAGCTAGGAAAAGAGAACTTGAGTTAAGGCTTCATGGAACGAGTACGAGTGAAAGCCTCGAATGGCTTTTAGAATATGATTCTGATTTACAGCAATGGAAAGAATATGCCGCGGAATGGATAAAAACGGTTGTAAGAGGTAAGAATATAGCACTTGCAACTCTATCAAACTTCTTTAAGAAATATGTTGTTCCTTGGAACATCACTAGGTCTGTTCAGGAGTTCATTTCAATAGAATATGACACCCTAGATTTTTACGAGATTATTTATGTAGAAAGAGACTCACAAGCCAATGCTTTAGATGAAGCAAAAAAGATTGTTGCTTTCATTGACTGGGTCATTGAGGAGAAGTTTTCGGTTGAAGATGATTTAGGAAACAAACTTACTCCAGCAGAATTTAAAAATCCTCTAACAAAATATTTACCAGACTCTGTAAAATTATCGCAACGTAATGAATCAGATAAAAATGTCCTGCCTCATAGATACATTAAAGACCTTCGTAATCTACTCTGCCCTCCAAATGCAACCTACTTTAAAGACTTGAAATTTGCACAAGGTGCAGGCGATTCAATTAGAGCAGGTGGTGATTGGTTCATTGTTGATAAGTCTGTTATTGATAAAAATGACCCAGACTGTGTTTACAGATTCAGAAAAGCTTCCAAGTATGAACAGACAAGTAAAGGACTTGCTGATGAAGTATATGAGATGTGGTTTCCAGGGACTACTGTGGCACTTTTGACAAAGCTCTTTCTTCCTTTGAGAACTTATCAGGTGCGTATGCTTGATAGTGGAGAAATGGATACTTATAAGTATGTGCAGTCTATGCGAAATGTGGCTGGAGAATGGATTAAGAATGATTCACATTTAAGTCAGGGTACAGAAAGAAATCCTTTTGAAAGAGGAGCTCTTCGTAAATTCAAAGACAAAACAACACAACTTGAAATGACAGGTTTTTTTATCAACACGAATAAAACAACAGACATCAACAAAGAGGAATCCGATAAAGGTTATGACATTCCCTGGCAGTACGAAGAAGAACAATACTGGCTTGCAAAACTTAGGGACTGGCAAATGAAGTACAATCCTATTTCTCAACCAGCAAAATGGACAGAAATGACAGCAAATCACTTAGGACATACAAAAGATGTGAGGATTTTAAAACAAATGGGGAAAACCACATTTCTTTTCAGAAATCCTACTTCAATAGGACAGGAACACTTGCCAATAAGAGCAACCGGATTGGACTATATTTGGTATAAGACACTTCAAAAGCTTGAGGAACAGCTTAAAGAAAATGCATCATCCGAAGAAGAAAGAACATTAAAGTTTGTGCGTCCAGACAGTAACAAAACGACTTATTATCCCCTTCATTCACTCAGAGTATCACTTATAACTGCCTATGCTCTTGAAGGCGGAGTTCCAATGCCTATTCTTTCAAAGGCTGTCGCAGGTCACACAAGACTCATTATGACTCTTTATTATACAAAAGCAGGTATTTCATATGTTACAGATACAATGAATCAAGCTGAAAAGAGCATCCTTGAAAATGATAAAGAAGCTTTTAATAGATTTATTAGAGATGCAAAGTATGAACAGTTAGAAACAAGTGTAGCTGCTAATGACCCAATAGCTTATCAGGCAGTAATCAACGCTCAAAAATCAGGCGCAAGTATTATCATAAGTGATAAAGGAATTTGTCCTAAAGGCTGTTTTGGATGCGATTCAGGCGGCACATATGTTAATGGTGATACGGATAAAATCACTTACGGTGTTGTTCCAGGTTTTCCAGAGCAGAATTGTGTCAGATGTAGATGGTTCGTAACTAGTCCCGCTTTTCTTCCAGGCTTAGTGCATCACTTTAATACCATAGGCTACAATATGGGCGAAACAGGAAAACGAGTGATTAAATATCAGCATGATATAGAACTTTTAGAAAATGAAAAATATGAATGTGAACTTAATGGAACCATATTTACAAAGCATCATGAATTGCTTAAATATGAGCAGTTATATGTACAGGAGATACAGAAGAATGATAAGCTAGCAAACGATTATAATGCCACTCTTCGTCTTATTGATAAGAGCATGAAGATAATCAAACAAACTTCTTCTAATGATGGATTTCAGCTTGTTACCGTAGGTTCTATATCAGATGTTGGAATTTCTATTAATAACATTGAACATGAACTTGAACAGCTTCAAATCATCTGTAATGGGGCTGAACTGTTTCCTGAAACAGATGCAAGCAAGGCAGTTCTTCAAAGGTCTCAAATCATAGATTTAACATTTAAAAATAACAATAAAATGCCCGTTATGTTCTCATTAACAGAAGAAGAACAGCTCATTGCAGGAAATCAATTCAT